The Styela clava chromosome 10, kaStyClav1.hap1.2, whole genome shotgun sequence genome window below encodes:
- the LOC120337834 gene encoding hypoxanthine-guanine phosphoribosyltransferase-like, translating to MGDERGCIVVEDDFPGYSPKYFNIPRHYESDVEYVLLPRGLVIDRTERMAKDIFYEMDFSKPLLAMCVLKGGYIFFNDLLHQLRQLSAQSNNSCQMGIDFIRLKSYQNDQSSGEVKVIGGDDLKKVEGKNLLIVEDIIDTGRTMEKLLEMLKPHKPNSIKVASMLIKRTERSSGYRPDHIGFEVPDKFVIGYGLDYNEYFRDMGHICVISESGKKKYSA from the exons ATGGGTGATGAAAGAGGCTGCATAGTG GTGGAGGACGACTTTCCAGGATATTCACCCAAGTACTTCAATATTCCACGTCACTACGAATCTGATGTAGAATATGTTCTTTTGCCAAGAGGACTTGTAATTGACAG AACTGAACGAATGGCAAaggatattttttatgaaatggaTTTTTCAAAACCATTGTTGGCAATGTGTGTCTTAAAAGGCggatacatttttttcaatgacCTTTTGCATCAATTACGACAATTGAGTGCTCAGTCAAACAATTCTTGTCAGATGGGAATAGACTTTATTAGGCTTAAAAGTTATCAG AATGACCAATCAAGTGGTGAAGTTAAAGTTATTGGTGGAGATGACCTGAAAAAAGTGGAGGGAAAGAATTTACTTATTGTTGAG GATATTATTGACACTGGTAGAACAATGGAAAAACTTTTGGAAATGTTGAAGCCACATAAACCAAATTCTATTAAAGTTGCGAGCATGTTGATAAAGAGGACGGAAAGAAGTTCAGGATACAGGCCTGATC ATATTGGGTTTGAAGTTCCTGACAAGTTTGTCATTGGGTATGGACTGGATTACAATGAATATTTCAGAGACATGGGG CACATTTGTGTGATATCAGAATCTGGGAAAAAGAAGTATTCAGCTTGA
- the LOC120337835 gene encoding phosphatidylglycerophosphatase and protein-tyrosine phosphatase 1-like gives MFPNSIGPRLAFYPTLLYNVILEKITSRRWFDRIDETVLVGALPFKSMSRELVKKENVRGVISLNEEYELKRWFVTAKEWKELAVDVLYLPTIDLIAAPSQNNLTKGVEFIHKHAQRNESVYVHCKAGRTRSATLAACYLMTKYRWNPQKAIALLTLKRSHIWLRNEQLDAINCYHNANILQSTDL, from the coding sequence ATGTTTCCCAATAGTATTGGCCCTCGTTTGGCTTTTTATCCCACTCTTCTCTATAATGTAATTCTTGAAAAAATTACCTCAAGACGATGGTTTGATCGTATCGACGAAACTGTTTTGGTTGGAGCATTGCCTTTCAAGTCGATGAGTCGTGAACTTGTAAAGAAAGAAAATGTTAGAGGTGTCATATCTCTTAATGAAGAATATGAACTCAAAAGATGGTTTGTCACGGCTAAAGAGTGGAAAGAACTTGCTGTAGATGTATTATATTTACCAACTATTGACTTAATTGCTGCACCGTCTCAAAATAACCTGACTAAAGGAGTGGAATTTATCCATAAACATGCTCAAAGAAATGAGAGTGTGTATGTTCATTGTAAAGCCGGTAGGACTAGGAGTGCTACATTAGCAGCATGTTATCTAATGACAAAGTATCGTTGGAATCCTCAGAAAGCTATCGCTCTTCTGACATTGAAACGCTCTCATATATGGCTCCGCAATGAACAACTTGATGCAATAAATTGTTACCACAATGCAAATATTCTTCAAAGCACAGATCTTTGA